A part of Paenibacillus donghaensis genomic DNA contains:
- a CDS encoding ABC transporter ATP-binding protein, with the protein MTVSAANVLLDVQQASRSFGGLKALSEVSLHINPGELIGLIGPNGAGKTTLFNLLTGVYPPSSGSIMLTNQSVGGMKPFRINRKGAARTFQNIRLFTAMSVLDNVKIAFHQHAKHSMFTSMLRLPKHFSGEQEITEKAMDILKIFNLADQWNELSGNLSYGNQRRLEIARALAAGPKLLLLDEPAAGMNPNETRDLMNLIAWIREEFDLTILLIEHDMSLVMGVCDRIYVLDRGMLIADGTPVEIRNHPKVIEAYLGQEA; encoded by the coding sequence GTGACAGTATCAGCGGCTAATGTGCTTCTAGACGTCCAGCAAGCGAGTCGTTCCTTCGGAGGTCTGAAGGCGCTCAGCGAAGTTTCGCTTCATATTAATCCAGGCGAATTGATTGGCCTGATCGGACCCAACGGTGCCGGCAAAACAACGCTGTTCAATCTGCTGACAGGCGTATATCCGCCTTCCAGCGGCAGCATTATGCTGACCAACCAGTCCGTAGGCGGCATGAAGCCTTTCCGGATTAACCGCAAGGGTGCGGCGCGGACGTTTCAGAATATCCGCCTGTTCACTGCGATGAGCGTGCTCGACAATGTGAAGATTGCTTTTCACCAGCATGCCAAGCATTCGATGTTTACCTCTATGCTCCGCCTGCCGAAGCATTTCTCCGGTGAGCAGGAGATTACAGAGAAGGCTATGGATATTCTCAAGATTTTTAACCTGGCAGATCAATGGAATGAGTTGTCCGGCAATCTCAGCTACGGCAATCAGCGGCGTCTGGAGATTGCCCGTGCGCTGGCGGCAGGACCCAAGCTGCTGCTGCTGGATGAGCCGGCGGCAGGGATGAACCCGAACGAAACACGTGATCTGATGAATCTAATCGCCTGGATTCGTGAGGAATTTGATCTGACCATTCTCTTGATTGAGCATGATATGTCGCTTGTTATGGGGGTGTGCGACCGGATTTATGTGCTGGACCGCGGCATGCTGATTGCTGACGGCACACCTGTAGAGATTCGGAACCATCCTAAAGTCATCGAAGCATATCTGGGACAGGAGGCGTAG
- a CDS encoding ABC transporter ATP-binding protein produces the protein MLTVQGINVYYGAIHALKDLSINVKEGEIVTLIGANGAGKSTLLKTLSGLLKPKSGSIDFLDKSITNQSIQSIVKQGLIHCPEGRRVFANMSVEENLELGAYLQDAKSLDDDLEKVYVTFPRLLERKKQLAGTLSGGEQQMLAMGRAMMGHPKLLLLDEPSMGLAPLLVQDIFRIIQEVNAAGTTVLLVEQNAHQALKIAHRAYVLETGRVVLEGDAKELADSEEIRMAYLGH, from the coding sequence ATGCTTACAGTGCAAGGAATCAATGTATATTATGGAGCGATTCACGCCCTCAAAGACCTGAGCATCAACGTTAAGGAAGGCGAAATTGTTACGCTGATCGGAGCCAACGGCGCAGGCAAGTCCACGCTGCTGAAGACGTTGTCCGGGCTGCTGAAGCCGAAGTCGGGCAGTATTGATTTTCTGGATAAATCGATCACGAATCAGAGTATACAATCCATCGTTAAGCAGGGGCTGATACACTGTCCCGAGGGCAGGCGTGTCTTTGCCAATATGTCGGTGGAAGAGAATCTGGAGCTAGGGGCCTACCTCCAGGATGCCAAGAGTCTGGATGATGATCTGGAAAAAGTATATGTCACCTTCCCCCGTCTTCTGGAGCGGAAGAAACAGCTTGCCGGCACCTTGTCCGGCGGTGAGCAGCAGATGCTGGCGATGGGACGCGCCATGATGGGACACCCGAAGCTGCTGCTGCTGGATGAGCCGTCAATGGGGCTGGCCCCGCTGCTCGTGCAGGATATTTTCAGAATTATTCAGGAGGTCAACGCTGCCGGCACGACTGTGCTGCTCGTAGAACAGAATGCCCATCAGGCACTTAAGATTGCCCACCGTGCTTATGTTCTGGAAACAGGCAGAGTGGTGCTTGAGGGAGATGCCAAGGAATTGGCGGATTCGGAAGAAATCCGGATGGCTTACCTGGGTCACTAA
- a CDS encoding ABC transporter substrate-binding protein: MKKIGAIILTTVLTAALAAGCGNNKESNTEGNAAAGGNAAGTIKIGANFELSGGQASFGDSALKGAKLAVKEINDAGGVLGQQIELIEADNASKSEEATRAAQKLITTNKVVAIIGATTSTNTLGIVPVAQEKKIPLVSSSATNPKVTVDERSGDLNEWVFRASFIDPFQGEVMANFATDTLKAKTAVIYTDTSSDYSKGLQTFFKETFTKNGGTILNEESYQQKDSDFKAVLTRIKDANPDVIYLPGYYEEVGKILKQAREMGITVPFMGGDGWDSPQLAEIAGAAALNNTFMSNHYSPEDSSPEVKTFVDAFKAANGDLVPDGMAALGYDAVKLVVDAITRADSTEAAKLKDALAATKDLQLATGKITMNETHDPVKAAVVLKFVDGKQTFEAKVNP, from the coding sequence ATGAAGAAAATCGGGGCCATTATTTTGACAACGGTACTGACTGCCGCCTTGGCAGCGGGCTGCGGAAACAACAAAGAGAGCAACACGGAGGGCAACGCAGCTGCTGGTGGAAATGCCGCTGGTACCATCAAAATCGGAGCGAACTTTGAGCTGTCAGGCGGCCAGGCTTCCTTCGGTGACTCAGCACTCAAAGGGGCGAAGCTTGCGGTTAAGGAGATTAACGATGCGGGCGGAGTTCTGGGGCAACAAATTGAACTGATTGAAGCGGACAATGCTTCCAAATCAGAAGAGGCAACACGTGCAGCGCAGAAGCTGATTACTACCAATAAGGTAGTTGCCATCATCGGAGCTACAACCTCTACGAATACCCTCGGTATTGTACCGGTTGCCCAGGAGAAAAAGATCCCGCTGGTCAGCTCATCCGCCACCAACCCGAAGGTAACCGTTGACGAACGCTCCGGCGATCTGAACGAGTGGGTATTCCGCGCTTCCTTTATTGATCCGTTCCAAGGGGAAGTCATGGCTAACTTCGCTACAGATACGCTGAAGGCCAAAACTGCAGTCATCTATACCGATACTTCCAGTGACTATTCCAAAGGTCTGCAGACCTTCTTCAAAGAAACCTTCACCAAAAACGGCGGAACCATTCTGAATGAAGAGTCCTATCAGCAGAAAGACTCCGACTTCAAAGCCGTATTGACCCGCATCAAAGATGCGAATCCGGATGTAATCTACCTGCCTGGTTATTATGAAGAGGTTGGTAAAATCCTGAAGCAGGCGCGTGAAATGGGCATTACCGTTCCTTTCATGGGCGGCGATGGCTGGGATTCCCCGCAACTGGCCGAGATTGCCGGAGCAGCAGCGCTTAATAATACCTTCATGTCCAACCACTATTCTCCTGAAGACAGTTCACCGGAAGTCAAAACCTTCGTAGATGCATTTAAGGCTGCAAATGGTGATCTGGTTCCTGACGGCATGGCTGCACTTGGCTACGATGCGGTGAAGCTGGTGGTTGATGCGATTACCCGTGCGGACTCCACAGAGGCCGCGAAGTTGAAGGATGCGCTGGCCGCAACCAAGGATCTTCAGCTGGCTACCGGTAAAATTACTATGAACGAAACTCATGACCCGGTTAAAGCCGCGGTAGTGCTGAAGTTCGTTGATGGCAAACAGACCTTTGAAGCCAAGGTTAATCCTTAA
- the ltrA gene encoding group II intron reverse transcriptase/maturase yields MLEQLLSRENLLQALKRVEANKGSHGVDGMSVKSLREHIVHNWQSLRQAIEEGTYQPSPVRRVEIPKPNGGGVRKLGIPTVTDRMLQQAIAQVLTPLFDPQFSEHSYGFRPKRRGHDAVREARGFMKEGYRFVVDLDLEKFFDRVNHDRLMLKISEKVKDKKVLLLIRKYLQSGVMENGLVQPTLEGAPQGGPLSPLLSNIVLDELDKELEKRGHHFVRYADDCNIYVKTPRAGERVKTSVTRFIETRLKLKVNQGKSAVDRPWKRKFLGFSFSVDKEPKVRIAKQSLQKAKVRIREITSRKKPMKMEERIKELNQYLMGWCGYFSLADTPSVLQDMDKWVRRRLRMCLWKQWKNPRTKVKRLLSLGMPKNKAYEWGNTRKGYWRIAGSPILSRALNNQYWESNGLKSLLDRYNSLRNIS; encoded by the coding sequence ATGTTGGAGCAGTTACTGTCACGGGAAAATCTTCTACAAGCGTTAAAGCGTGTGGAAGCCAATAAAGGAAGCCATGGCGTAGATGGGATGTCCGTAAAATCCTTACGAGAACACATCGTACACAACTGGCAATCCTTACGGCAAGCGATAGAAGAAGGAACCTACCAACCTAGCCCCGTGCGTCGGGTCGAAATCCCGAAACCGAATGGCGGAGGTGTCAGGAAGTTAGGAATTCCTACCGTGACCGACCGAATGCTACAGCAAGCCATCGCCCAGGTGTTAACCCCATTGTTCGATCCACAGTTTTCCGAGCACAGTTATGGATTTCGCCCCAAAAGGCGGGGACATGATGCCGTAAGGGAAGCAAGAGGATTCATGAAAGAAGGATACCGATTTGTAGTCGACCTGGACTTGGAGAAATTCTTTGATCGCGTCAACCATGACCGTCTAATGCTGAAGATTTCGGAGAAAGTGAAGGACAAGAAAGTCCTTTTACTTATTCGTAAATACCTTCAATCGGGCGTGATGGAGAACGGGTTAGTTCAACCGACACTAGAAGGAGCACCGCAAGGGGGTCCTTTGAGTCCGTTATTATCTAACATTGTACTGGACGAGTTGGACAAGGAATTAGAGAAACGTGGACACCACTTCGTCCGCTATGCGGATGACTGTAATATCTACGTGAAAACGCCAAGAGCAGGCGAACGAGTCAAGACATCCGTCACCCGATTCATCGAGACAAGGCTAAAACTCAAGGTGAACCAAGGAAAGAGTGCAGTAGACCGACCCTGGAAACGGAAATTTCTTGGGTTTAGTTTTAGTGTGGACAAAGAGCCGAAGGTGAGAATAGCGAAGCAGTCCTTACAGAAAGCGAAGGTCAGAATTCGAGAGATCACGTCTCGAAAGAAACCGATGAAGATGGAAGAGCGAATCAAGGAACTAAACCAATACCTAATGGGATGGTGCGGGTACTTCTCGCTAGCGGATACACCAAGTGTTCTTCAAGACATGGATAAATGGGTACGAAGAAGGCTACGAATGTGCCTTTGGAAGCAATGGAAGAACCCGAGAACCAAAGTCAAAAGGCTACTATCCTTAGGCATGCCTAAGAATAAAGCCTATGAATGGGGAAATACCCGAAAAGGGTATTGGCGAATAGCAGGAAGTCCAATTTTGTCACGAGCATTGAATAACCAATACTGGGAATCCAATGGACTCAAGAGCTTATTGGACAGATACAACTCACTACGGAATATTTCATGA
- the ltrA gene encoding group II intron reverse transcriptase/maturase yields the protein MKEGKPFDISKQVVMTAFKRVKANKGSAGIDGLDIKDFEKDLKGNLYKIWNRMSSGSYFPPPVKLVEIPKKSGGTRGLGIPTVGDRVAQMVVKMYIEPRVEAIFHTDSYGYRPNKSAIDAIGQARKRCWRNDYVLEFDIKGLFDNIDHELLMRAVRKHISESWILMYIERWLNAPFINSEGQWIERKSGTPQGGVISPVLANLFMHYAFDLWMKRTNPNAPFERYADDAIIHCRTQAEAEEILEKLKKRLEECKLELHPTKTKIVYCKDKDRVKEFPVTDFEFLGYTFRRVFIKDRLGRLQFNFLPSVSVKSAKAFRDKIKAMRIHSYTGSKIEMIAEMLSPMVRGWLNYFTKFNPSAVKYTIDCLNRRLVKWAMCKYKRFRGHRSRAEKWLKELAKREPNMFPHWALGMKP from the coding sequence ATGAAAGAGGGCAAGCCATTTGACATTTCAAAGCAAGTTGTTATGACAGCATTTAAGAGAGTCAAAGCGAATAAGGGAAGCGCAGGGATTGACGGTCTGGACATAAAGGATTTTGAAAAAGACCTCAAAGGAAACTTGTATAAGATCTGGAACAGAATGAGTTCCGGAAGTTATTTCCCTCCACCGGTTAAATTGGTCGAGATTCCAAAGAAATCAGGTGGAACAAGAGGACTCGGCATTCCGACAGTCGGGGATAGAGTGGCCCAAATGGTAGTTAAAATGTATATAGAGCCGCGAGTAGAGGCTATATTCCATACAGACTCTTATGGATACCGTCCAAACAAGTCAGCTATCGATGCAATAGGTCAAGCGAGGAAAAGGTGCTGGAGAAATGATTATGTCTTAGAATTTGACATCAAAGGTCTATTTGACAATATCGATCATGAATTATTAATGCGTGCAGTGCGAAAGCACATAAGCGAATCATGGATACTGATGTATATCGAAAGATGGCTCAACGCACCGTTCATAAATTCAGAAGGTCAATGGATTGAACGCAAAAGCGGAACCCCTCAGGGTGGTGTCATCAGTCCTGTACTTGCGAATCTGTTTATGCATTACGCTTTTGACTTGTGGATGAAACGAACAAATCCAAATGCACCGTTTGAAAGATATGCAGATGATGCCATTATCCACTGCAGAACGCAAGCAGAAGCAGAAGAGATTCTGGAAAAACTCAAGAAACGACTAGAGGAATGCAAGCTTGAATTGCATCCAACGAAAACCAAGATTGTATACTGCAAGGATAAGGACAGAGTGAAGGAGTTTCCAGTCACCGATTTTGAGTTTTTGGGATATACCTTTCGGAGGGTGTTCATAAAAGACAGACTAGGGAGGTTGCAGTTCAACTTCCTACCATCGGTGAGTGTGAAATCAGCCAAAGCATTCAGAGACAAGATAAAAGCGATGCGAATTCATAGCTATACCGGTAGTAAAATTGAAATGATCGCTGAAATGCTATCTCCGATGGTCAGAGGTTGGCTTAACTACTTCACGAAATTCAATCCATCAGCAGTAAAGTATACCATTGACTGTCTAAATCGCAGATTGGTCAAATGGGCAATGTGTAAATACAAGAGGTTCAGGGGACATCGCAGTCGAGCGGAAAAATGGCTGAAAGAACTTGCAAAAAGAGAGCCCAATATGTTTCCACATTGGGCTCTCGGAATGAAACCATAA
- the loaP gene encoding antiterminator LoaP, with amino-acid sequence MSWYVLYVKSGSESQIKKWIEAKFNRSQIYSVIPKRKVPQKKAGQEYDVVKPLFPGYIFVETKMNFSTYYQLRENPLIYQTLNYNNLKDRNMRSFDTILIDGQAETLDESYFFKEIPMEEMFIVLNLMQSNDTIEYSQVCIEDSKVIVKSGPLKGMERFIKKIDKHKKRAKVLLTILGSELLIDFGIEFL; translated from the coding sequence ATGTCTTGGTATGTTTTATACGTTAAATCAGGCAGCGAATCACAGATAAAAAAATGGATTGAAGCAAAATTCAACAGGAGCCAAATATATAGCGTTATTCCAAAACGTAAAGTTCCCCAGAAAAAAGCAGGCCAGGAATACGATGTAGTAAAGCCCTTATTCCCAGGTTATATATTCGTGGAAACCAAAATGAATTTCTCTACATATTATCAATTAAGGGAAAACCCCCTTATCTATCAAACTTTAAATTATAACAATTTAAAAGATAGAAATATGAGGTCTTTTGATACCATTCTAATAGATGGGCAAGCAGAAACTTTAGACGAATCCTACTTTTTTAAAGAGATACCGATGGAAGAAATGTTTATTGTACTCAATCTCATGCAAAGCAATGACACCATAGAGTATTCCCAAGTCTGCATCGAGGACTCCAAAGTTATTGTAAAATCAGGACCCTTAAAAGGAATGGAACGGTTTATCAAAAAAATCGATAAGCATAAAAAAAGAGCTAAGGTCTTGCTCACAATACTTGGTTCAGAGCTATTGATCGATTTTGGCATAGAATTCCTTTGA
- a CDS encoding 4'-phosphopantetheinyl transferase family protein, translating to MLQGCKEMMMEHLILGETADEDQAVLYVFYFFDEFLLLPDNLAQLHPKELTYYQSLKFAPRIKSYLAGRFAAKQAASRYLKEDELKRICIEQGVFMQPVVYLRPVQVSITHCANFAAALAFSDRQLMGIDIEQIADDRLEALQSQMTGRELCIIQSLPHPFVHMLTLFWSAKEALSKVLKTGLTVPFSLFALKEIQFEEGVFRSSFENFYQYETFSFICSASVCSITCPKGTVLNLAAIRKGIESLYESYMEDGRSL from the coding sequence ATGTTACAAGGCTGCAAGGAAATGATGATGGAGCATTTGATCTTGGGAGAAACGGCAGATGAAGATCAGGCGGTGTTGTATGTTTTTTATTTTTTCGATGAATTCCTGCTGCTCCCGGACAACTTGGCCCAATTACATCCCAAAGAATTGACCTACTATCAATCGCTCAAGTTTGCGCCGAGAATAAAGAGCTACCTGGCAGGCCGCTTTGCTGCCAAACAGGCTGCTTCGCGGTACCTGAAGGAGGATGAATTGAAGCGGATTTGCATTGAGCAGGGCGTTTTTATGCAGCCGGTTGTTTATTTGAGGCCCGTGCAGGTCAGCATCACGCATTGTGCAAATTTCGCGGCAGCCCTTGCATTTTCCGACAGACAGCTTATGGGGATAGATATTGAGCAGATAGCTGATGACAGGCTGGAAGCGCTGCAAAGTCAGATGACGGGCCGCGAATTATGTATCATTCAGTCGTTGCCGCATCCGTTTGTCCATATGCTCACCTTGTTCTGGTCGGCGAAAGAAGCGTTATCCAAAGTGCTGAAAACGGGGCTGACTGTCCCATTCAGCCTTTTTGCGTTGAAAGAAATTCAATTTGAGGAAGGCGTGTTCCGCAGTAGTTTTGAAAATTTTTATCAGTATGAAACATTTTCTTTCATTTGCAGTGCCTCTGTCTGTTCAATCACCTGCCCGAAAGGAACGGTTTTGAACCTCGCTGCTATTAGAAAGGGCATTGAAAGTTTATATGAATCTTACATGGAGGATGGTAGAAGCCTATGA
- the fabD gene encoding ACP S-malonyltransferase, whose product MITYVFPGQGAQKKGMGGSLFDEFHELTKQADEVLGYSIRELCLNDPEGKLNQTQFTQPALYTVNALSYLKKIIDTGQKPDFVAGHSLGEYNALFASGAFDFKTGLELVKKRGELMSRATGGGMAAVIGLTEEKIRETLLMNRLDGINVANLNAPVQIVISGTKADIEQAQTVFEKTNGVEMFVPLRTSGAFHSRYMQEAKQEFKEFLAQYHFLDMKIPVISNVQARPYTASALRENMVEQITQPVKWTESIRYLMGKGHMTFEEIGVGKVLTGLITRIQAEAEPLIVNEEERLSKPGERESAAQAGGTAKEESAKAKSSVAVLECEAQAPVEKQVHMAAVLGDTAFKQDYNLTYAYMSGAMYRGIASKEMVIRMGKAGMLGVFGTGGLSIADVEAAVTDIQKELGQGQAYGFNFLYSPSDSRKEEQLAELFIARGVKVIEASAYLSITPALVRYRAKGLRQDERGVLSATNKIIAKVSRPEVAEVFLSPAPERIVAKLLAEQLITNQEAQRLSKVPMADDLTVEADSGGHTDGGVAYALMPAMRKLRDEMMVKYRYPKRIRVGAAGGIGTLEAAAAAFIMGADYIVTGSINQCTVEAATSDTVKDMLQQINVQDTEYAPAGDMFELGAKIQVLRRGVFFPSRANKLYDLYRMHASLEDIDEKTKLQIQDKYFKRSFEQVLAEIKAYYSPQEWEQALNNPKQKMAMLFKWYFTYSSRLALQGSEESKVDYQVHCGPALGALNQELKGTALESWRNRHVDELALLLLDGAAQRLKEQLNAILSVDELRTDM is encoded by the coding sequence ATGATTACTTATGTATTTCCGGGGCAGGGTGCCCAGAAAAAAGGAATGGGCGGCAGTTTATTTGACGAGTTCCACGAATTGACGAAGCAGGCTGATGAAGTATTAGGCTATTCTATCCGGGAGCTTTGTTTAAACGACCCGGAGGGAAAGCTGAATCAGACACAGTTTACCCAGCCCGCTTTATACACGGTCAATGCGCTGAGCTACCTCAAGAAGATTATTGATACGGGGCAAAAGCCTGATTTTGTGGCGGGTCACAGCTTGGGTGAATATAACGCTTTGTTTGCGTCAGGAGCCTTTGATTTCAAAACAGGCCTGGAGCTGGTCAAAAAAAGAGGGGAATTAATGAGCCGGGCAACCGGCGGAGGAATGGCTGCCGTTATTGGTCTGACTGAAGAGAAGATCAGGGAAACACTCCTGATGAATAGGCTGGACGGCATAAATGTTGCCAATCTGAATGCTCCCGTCCAAATTGTCATATCCGGAACCAAGGCCGATATTGAGCAGGCCCAGACGGTCTTTGAAAAGACAAACGGGGTCGAGATGTTCGTTCCCCTGAGAACGAGCGGAGCATTTCACTCCCGCTATATGCAGGAGGCGAAGCAGGAGTTTAAGGAGTTTCTTGCGCAATATCATTTTCTGGATATGAAAATTCCCGTCATCTCCAATGTACAGGCCCGGCCTTACACTGCTTCTGCATTGCGAGAAAATATGGTGGAGCAAATCACCCAACCGGTAAAGTGGACAGAGAGCATACGCTATTTAATGGGCAAAGGTCACATGACGTTCGAGGAAATCGGCGTGGGCAAGGTGCTGACAGGCCTTATAACGCGTATTCAGGCGGAGGCAGAGCCGCTGATTGTTAACGAAGAGGAGCGGCTGTCAAAACCAGGGGAACGGGAATCCGCTGCACAAGCGGGAGGAACGGCCAAGGAAGAAAGTGCAAAGGCCAAGTCTAGCGTAGCCGTTTTGGAGTGTGAAGCACAGGCTCCTGTGGAAAAGCAGGTCCATATGGCCGCGGTTCTGGGCGACACGGCGTTTAAACAGGATTACAACTTAACTTATGCATACATGTCAGGTGCGATGTACCGGGGGATTGCCTCGAAGGAAATGGTTATACGGATGGGTAAAGCAGGAATGCTTGGTGTATTTGGTACAGGAGGCTTGAGCATCGCAGACGTTGAAGCGGCGGTTACCGACATTCAGAAGGAGCTGGGTCAAGGGCAAGCTTACGGCTTTAATTTTCTCTACTCGCCATCCGATTCCCGCAAAGAAGAACAGCTGGCAGAGCTTTTTATTGCACGCGGTGTCAAGGTGATTGAAGCTTCGGCTTATCTGAGCATTACTCCGGCCTTAGTCAGATATCGCGCAAAGGGTCTAAGACAGGATGAACGCGGCGTATTGTCCGCAACCAATAAAATCATTGCCAAAGTCTCCCGCCCAGAGGTCGCGGAAGTCTTTCTGAGTCCTGCTCCGGAACGGATCGTAGCGAAATTGCTGGCAGAGCAGCTGATTACAAATCAGGAAGCCCAGCGGCTCAGCAAAGTGCCGATGGCTGATGACCTGACCGTCGAAGCGGATTCGGGGGGGCATACGGACGGGGGAGTGGCCTACGCCTTAATGCCGGCTATGCGGAAATTACGGGATGAGATGATGGTTAAGTACCGGTATCCGAAGCGGATACGGGTGGGGGCAGCCGGCGGCATCGGAACGCTTGAAGCGGCTGCAGCAGCTTTTATTATGGGAGCTGACTATATTGTAACGGGATCGATTAACCAGTGTACGGTGGAAGCGGCTACAAGTGACACAGTGAAAGACATGCTTCAGCAGATCAACGTCCAGGATACAGAATATGCTCCTGCAGGCGATATGTTTGAGCTGGGTGCGAAAATTCAAGTGCTCCGCAGAGGGGTGTTTTTTCCGTCAAGAGCCAATAAGCTGTACGATTTGTACAGGATGCATGCTTCCCTGGAGGACATTGATGAGAAGACGAAGCTGCAAATTCAGGATAAATATTTTAAGCGGAGCTTTGAGCAGGTCCTTGCCGAGATAAAGGCCTACTACTCTCCGCAGGAATGGGAACAGGCTTTGAATAATCCAAAGCAGAAAATGGCCATGTTGTTCAAATGGTATTTTACCTATTCCAGCCGTTTAGCTTTGCAGGGCAGCGAGGAATCCAAGGTGGATTACCAGGTACATTGCGGACCTGCATTGGGCGCCTTAAATCAGGAGTTAAAAGGTACGGCGCTCGAAAGCTGGAGAAACCGTCATGTGGATGAACTCGCGCTGTTATTGTTAGACGGGGCGGCACAGCGTCTAAAGGAGCAATTGAACGCCATTTTGAGTGTTGATGAACTGCGTACTGACATGTGA